The genomic region CGCCGTCGGCCGCTTCGACGGGTCCGTCACGGTTCTGAAACCCTACGAATCCGATGCCGAAGGCCATCCAAACCCATCCTATCGCGACCTCTTTCCCGCCCCTCCCCCGCCGGGCGTGGTTCCGTCCTGCGCCGAGGCTGGCGTTCTCGGCGCCTTGACTGGGGTCATCGGCACGCTGCAGGCGATGGAGGCGATCAAGCTCATCACCGGGATCGGCGAGCCGCTCATTGGCCGGCTGCTGCTCTACGATGCACTCGCGGCTGAGTTCAGCACGATCCGCTATCGGCGTGGCGCGGCTTGAGGGGCACCCATGAAGGTGATTCGCATCGACGGTCACTTCGATCGCTTCGAAGAATTGCTGGCGCTGATCCTCGCATCCTTCGCCTATATGGACGGACGGATCGATCCACCCTCCTCGGCACGTGCGCTGACGCCGGAAACGCTCCGTCGAAAGGTCGAAGACGAGATTGCCTTCGTTGCCCTCGCCGAGCGCGATCTCGTCGGCTGCGTGTTCTGCAAGCCGGAACCGGATTGCCTCTATATCGGCAAGCTCGCCGTCGCGCCCTGGTCACAACGCAAGGGCGCGGGGCGGCTGCTTCTCGCCGCCGCCGAAGAAGCGGCGCGCGAACTGAAACTTCCCGCCCTGCGGCTGCAGACGCGCATCGAGCTTTCCGAGAATCACGGGACGTTTGCGGCCTGGGGTTTCGTCGAGACCGGCCGTTCGGCCCATCCGGGCTTCACCCGCCCGACGTCGATCGAAATGCGGAAAAGCCTGTAGCGTTGGGACGACGCAAATCCGGACGGAGAGCCGTTACACACTTTTCCTGGATTTGCTCTAATCCCGCCCCGGCAGCACGCGATCCGGCGGGCGGTGACCGTCGAAGAAGGTGCGGATATTGATCACCACCTTTTCACCCATGTCGATACGGCCTTCGAGGGTCGCGGAGCTCATGTGGGGCAGGAGCACCACCTTGCCTTCGCCCGCGAGCTTGACGAGTTTGGGGCTGACCGCCGGCTCGTTCTCGAAAACGTCGAGCCCGGCCCCGGCGATCTTGCCTTCCCTGATGCACTTGATCAGCGCCGTCTCGTCGATGATGCCGCCGCGCGCGGTGTTGACGATGTAGCTGTCCGGCCGCATCAGCGCGAGGCGGCGCGCCGACAGCAAATGGAACGTCGCGGGCGTCGAGGGGCAGTTCACCGAGACGATATCGACGCGGGCAAGCATCTGGTCGAGGCTGTCCCAATAGGTCGCCTCGAGCATTTCCTCGGTCTCGGGCTTGACCCGGTGGCGGTTGTGATAGTGGATCGAAAGTCCGAAGGCCTTGGCGCGGCGGGCGACGGCGGTGCCGATCCGGCCCATGCCGACGATACCGATGCGTTTGCCGGCAATACGGCGGCCAAGCATCCAGGTCGGCGACCAGCCCGCCCACTCCCCCTTGCGATCGGTCAGGATCTGCGCACCCTCAGCGAGACGCCGCGGCACCGCGAGGATGAGCGCCATGGTCATGTCGGCCGTGTCTTCGGTAAGCACATTCGGGGTGTTGGTGACGGTAATGCCCCTTCGAGCGGCCGCGTCGACATCGATGTTGTCGACACCGTTCGAGAAGGCGGCAATCAGCCGCAACTGTGGCCCCGCCTGCTCGATCAACGCAGCGTCTATGCGGTCCGTCACCGTCGGCACGAGCACATCGACCCGCTTGACCGCGGCAACCAGCTCCGGCTGGGTGCGCGGCGTGTCGTCGACATTCAGCTCTGCGTCGAAGAGTTCGCGCATGCGGGTTTCGACGACATCCGGCAGTTTCCGGGTGATGTAGACCGTTGGCTTCTTCTTGCTTGTCATCGCTATGCGCGGCCCTCGTTCACGGGTCCTTAACCAAGTTGGGTGATAGTTTCTCCCTGTAGTCGCAATTTCTACCAGACCCGGTGGCGAAGACAATTGAAAGTCACTGCCTGACACCGGATTTGCACCCCAAGCCGACGGGCCAGATCAAAGTGCGCCTTCAAGGCTTCGCTGCTATCGAAAAATGAGCTTCGTCATGCGTGATGTCGTTTCCAGCTTCTCGACCGTGTTGGTAGCCGCCTGCATCGGGATGGCCATGATGACCTCCGGCGCCTTCGCACAGGCGGCGAAAGGTGCGAGCGGCCTGCCGCTGCCGCGCTTCGTCAGCCTGAAGGCGAAGAGCGTCAACTTACGAATCGGACCAAGCCTCGACTACGCAGTAGCCTTCCGCTACCTCAAGTCGGGCGTGCCGGTGGAAATCATCCAGGAATACGACAACTGGCGCCGCATCCGCGACGCGGACGGGACGGAGGGCTGGGTGAACCAGGCGCTTCTTTCCGGCGACCGGACCGCACTGGCCGCCCCGTGGATGCGCGGCAAGGGCGAAGGCATATTCGTCAACCTCCGCCGCGATCCTCAAAGCACGGCGCCGATCGTGGCGCGGATAGAGCCGGGCGTCATGCTGCAGATCGGCGAATGCAATGGCGATTGGTGCCATGCTGAAACGCAAGGCGTCGAAGGCTGGATCGCTCAAGGCGAGATCTGGGGCGCCTATCCGGGCGAAGCGTTCAAGTAGAACGCTTAAGGCCGGCGATGGCCGTCAGTTCGCGTAAAACGAGCAAGGCGCGTCGAAAGTTATGGCTTTGTTGACTTTCGGCCAGATTCGAGCTTCGAAATCAGGTCGGCAACGACTTCATCGACGCCCTTCGTCGCAGTGTCTATAACGAGCGGACGCGGCCCCCAATCTTCGTAGACTCGATCGATTGTCTCTTTCCACGTTGGTTTTGATAGCCCCTCAACATCGGTCACCCGAGTCTCTACCCGCCGGCGATGTTCCGCCTTGTCCGAGCAAATGACCTCCACCTCGACGGCTGGTGTCGCCGATCGCTCTGCTACCGATAGCCAAGCGTCTCTAGTCACGCGTAGGCCGTTGACGGAATCCGCGATGACCGTGTGGCCGAGGTTGAGATTGTCCTCAGCCACCCCGTAAGCAGCCATATATCCTGCCGGTCCGACGTCCGAGCTTGCGGCACCCGAAGCCCGAATGCTCTGCTCGATCGTATCGACGCGCACATGCACTGCGCGCAGCAGCTTCGCTAAGGCACGAGCAATTGTCGTTTTCCCGGTTCCCGGCAGGCCACCCAAAATAATGAGCATGGATAGATGCTTCCAACGATCGTGAAGACCGCACTTGGCCGACACGTATCAGACGAGGCCCGCTTCCTTGGCGGCAGTGGCAAGCGATATCATCGGACGCGGACCGATCTGCCCGATCACGATGCCGGCGGACAGATTGCCGAGCTTGCTGCAGACTTCCAGCGAGCGCCCCGATGTGTAACCGTGGAGGAACCCGGCCGCATAGAGATCGCCGGCACCGGTCGTGTCGACCACCTGCTCGATGGCGTTTGCCCTGACGCGCACACGCTCGTCTCCACGAATGACGACCGAGCCCTCTTCGCTGAGCGTCACCGCCGCCAGTTTGCAGTCCTTCGCGAGCGCCTTGAGCGCGAGATCGAAATCCTCCGTCTCGTAAAGAGCCAGGGCTTCCTGCCTGTTGGCAAAAACGATGTCCACGGTGCCGGAGCGCATCAGGTCGAGGAACTCGTCGCGATAGCGATGGACACAGAAGCTGTCCGAGAGCGTCATCGCCATTTCGCGGCCGTTGGCGTGAGCGATTCGAGCCGCCGCGCGGATCGCATCCTTGGCGCGCGGCGGGTCCCACAGATAGCCTTCGAAATAGGTGACCTTGGATTGGGCGACCACATCCTCCTCGACGTCTTCAGGGCCGAGTTCGACGCAGGCGCCGAGATAGGTGTTCATCGACCGCTCGCCGTCTTCCGTCACGAAGATCATCGAGCGTGCGGTCGGCGGTAGACTTTGCAGCGGCTTCGTCTGGAAATAGACGCCCTGCGCCCGGATATCGTGCGTGAAAATGTCGCCGAGCTGGTCACTGGCGATCTTGCCGAAATAGGCCGCCCGCCCGCCCAGGCTCGCGACACCGGCCGCCGTGTTGCCGGCGCTACCGCCGGAAGCCTCAACCGCCGGGCCCATCCGCGAATAGAGCAATTCGGCCCGATCCGCGTTGATGAGGTTCATCGCGCCCTTGATGATGCCGTTCTCCACAAGAAAGCTGTCATCGCAGCGCGCAATGATATCGACGATCGCGTTGCCGATCGTCAGCACATCGTATTTTGTCATGAACTCCGTCCGGTTTCCTGAAATGACCGGTTTCCGTTAATACCGGTTTTCCGGCCATTTGGAAGTCACTACTGCGCCGCGCGCCTCCGATTTAAGGCACATGCGGTAGGCGAAAATGCATGTAATCAGGCCGGCAGCGCCCCGACGTCGTAGGCGGCAGCAAATTCCGCAGTCGGCGGAATGGGCTTGATGATATCGATCATGACGCCGTTTGGGTCGGCGGTGATGAAATGACGTTGGCCGAAGTCCTCGTCGCAGATCGGCTTGAGTATGGGAAGCCCTGCGGCCTGCACGTCGGTATAGACCTGGTCGGGATCGTCGACCTCGAAGTTCAGTAGCAAGCCACGAACCGGCGCCCGCGACGCTTCCGGTATGGTTTCATGGCGATAGTCTACAATGGCGAGCGTCACATGCTCGTCCTCTGTTGATTGGAGATGCATGTACCAGTCGCTCGCGAAAAGCGCCTCGAAGCGGAAGTGCCTCATATAGAAATCCGACGTCGCCTGAACGTCGTTCGTCATGATGACCGGATAATAGCTCGTCGATTTCATACTTTCCCTCCTGCCCTCTTTTTCATACAATCTGTCTGTATCTAATTAACATACAGGCTGCATGTATGCAACAGAGATCAACTCGACGCTCCAACCGAGATCGATCCGACGCCACACGAACCGCAATCCTCGACGCGGCCCGCGACCTCTTTGTCGTCCGCGGATACGCAGACACGGCAACACCCGACGTCGTTGCCGCAGCGGGGCTGACGCGCGGCGCGCTCTATCACCACTTCGAGGACAAGAAGGCGTTGTTTCGGGCTGTCGTTGAACGCGAGGCACGGGAGGTCGCCGCGGCAATCGAACAATCCGGCGACACCCGTCTCTCGCCGCGCGACGCGCTCGTCTCCGGCGCCGGCGCCTATTTCGACGCGATGGCGACGCCGGGCAGGGTGCGCCTGTTGTTGCTCGACGGCCCTGCCGTTCTCGGAGCGAACGAGGCGGCGGCGATCGACGCGGCACACGCGCGACGCACGCTGGAGGAAGGCCTGAAGGCCGCGATTGCGCCGCGCCGCATCGACAGCACGGTCCTGACCGCGACGGCAATACTGCTTTCCGCCGCCTTCGATCGCGCTGCAGTCGAGATCGAGGGGGGCGCCGCCCGTGCGGTCTATATGAATGTAATCACCGATCTGATCGACCGTCTGATCGCACCCTGAAATCGCTGCCTCGCCGCAGTGAGATATCAGCCGGCAATGGGAACGACCTGCGGCGGCAGTTCGACCAATGGGGCCGGTATATCGCAAGTTTTTTCCGGAGACTTGCAGAGATCGGCGATGACACAACGCTCGCATTCCGGCCGGCGTGCCTTGCACACGTAGCGGCCGTGCAGGATCAGCCAATGGTGGGCGTGGTAAAGATAGGCCTCGGGGATGACGCTGAGCAGATGCGCTTCCACTTCGTCCGGCGTCCTGCCCGGCGCCAGGAGAATGCGATTGGCGATGCGGAAGATATGGGTGTCGACGGCGATCGTCGGTTGGCCGAAAGCCATCGACAAGACGACATTGGCGGTCTTGCGCCCGACGCCCGGCAGGGTCACCAGTTCTTCCCGTGTCCGGGGTACCTCACCGCCGAAATCGGCAATCAGCTTCTCCGAGAGCGCGATGACGTTTTTCGCCTTGTTGCGGTAAAGCCCGATCGTCTTGATATAGTCCCGAAGCTTTTCCTCGCCCAATGCCAGCATCTTTTGCGGTGTATCGGCGACGGCAAAGAGCGCGCGCGTCGCCTTGTTGACGCCGGCGTCGGTTGCCTGGGCCGAAAGCGCGACCGCCACCACCAGCGTGAACGGATTGACGTGTTCGAGCTCGCCCCTCGGTTCCGGGCGCTGCACCGAGAAACGGCGAAAGATCTCTTCGACCTCGGCAGCGCTGTAGGCACTGCGCTGCCGCGCCAGGCGGACCGGCGCAGCGTTCGATTTTGACGATTGTTTCGGCGATTTCAGCTTCACGTTTTTCATGCTGCATCTATAGTCATTGGTCATGACCGAAGGCAACGCCGAGACCTCCATCAACGACCAGCCGATCTTCGCGGCCGAGCTTACGCCCTACCGTTCGCTCGGCCTCAAGGGTTTCAAGGTCCTTCTGATGATCGCAGGCGCGATGAGCCTCATGCACATATTCGTGTTCCTGGTCATCGGTGCATGGCCGATCGTGTTCTTTTTCGGCCTGGACTTCGTCCTGCTCTTCGGCGCCTTCTGGCTCAACTATCGTTCCGCACGCGCCCGGGAAGAAGTCAGCGTCTCGCGGACCGACGTGTCGGTCAAGAAATTCACCCCATCGGGGAGAATGACCGAGCATCGCTTCAATCCCTTCTGGGCACGATTCAGCATCAAGCGGCACCAGGAGATCGGCATCGTCTCGATGTGGATCGGCGGCGGCGGCCGCCAGACGGACATCGGCTCCTTCCTCAATCGTGACGACCGCGAAACTTTCGCGCTGGCCTTTGCCCGTGCGCTCGCGACTGCCCGCGGGCGCTGACTTTGAAACGCAATTGCGGGCTCTTCCTGGCGCTGCTCTGCACCGACGCGCACAAGAATCGGGTGGTTATCCGCTCGCCACATGATTACCTGTAGGCTGACAGGAGGCGATCATGAACGTTGTTACATCCATTCCGACCGATATCACTCCCGAAGGCACCGATTACGATACGGTCAGCCGCGTGATCGAGATGCTGACGGAGGACTACCGCGATCAGCCATCGCTTGAAACCGTCGCCCGACGCCTCGGCCAGTCGCCGACGCAGTTGCAAAAAACCTTCACCCGCTGGGCGGGCCTGTCGCCCAAGGCCTTTCTCCAGGCGGTGACGCTCGATCACGCCAAACGGTTGCTGCGCCAGGAGGACATGCCGTTGCTCGAGACCAGCATCGAGGTGGGCCTGTCCGGTCCCAGCCGGCTGCACGACCTCTTCGTCACGCACGAGGCGATGTCGCCCGGCGAATGGAAGGCGCGCGGCGCCGGATTGACCATTCGCTACGGCTTCCATCCCTCGCCCTTCGGAACCGCGCTCGTCATGGTCACCGAACGTGGCCTTGCCGGACTTGCCTTTGCCGATTCCGGCGAGGAACGGTCGAGCTTCGACGACATGGCCCGTCGGTGGCCGCAGGCGAGCTATGTCGAGGACAGTGCGGCAACGGCGCGTTATGCCGCCCGCATCTTTAATCCGGAGCGCTGGTGTGCGGAGGAGCCGCTGCGCATCTTCCTCATCGGCTCGGATTTCCAGATCCGGGTATGGCAGGCACTGCTCAACATCCCGCTTGGGAAAGCGACCACCTATTCGAAGATCGCCGACGAGATCGGCCAGCCGACCGCGTCGCGCGCCGTCGGCGCGGCCGTCGGACGCAACCCGATTTCCTTCGTCGTGCCCTGCCACCGCGCGCTCGGCAAGAGCGGCGATCTCACCGGCTACCACTGGGGCCTGACGCGCAAGCGCGCGATCCTCGGCTGGGAAGCGGGCAAGGCGTGACGTGATAGGGTACCAGCGGCCGAATGCAGGATACGTCTTTCCGCCTGCGGATCGCCCCTCATCCGCCTGCCGGCACCTTCTCCCCGCACGCGGGGCGAAGGAAACTCGCGGCCTCGTCTCAGTTCCCTCTCCCCGCCTGCCGGGAGAGGGCTAGGGTGAGGGGCAATCGCTCCTCAATGCATTAATGCGCGGCGGACATGTCGCCGAGCACTTCCTTCGACGCAACCGTTGAATCGGCGTTCAGCTTGTAGACCATCGGCACCCCGGTCGCGAGGTTGAGCTTGAGGATCTGTTCCTTAGTCAACTTGTCGAGCACCATGACGAGCGAGCGCAGCGAGTTGCCGTGGGCAGCGATCAGCACCTTCTGGCCCGAAAGAACGCGCGGCAGGATATCGGTAAGATAGTAAGGCCAGACGCGCGCGCCGGTGTCGCGCAGGCTCTCGCCGCCCGGCGGCGGGACGTCGTAGGAGCGGCGCCAGATATGCACTTGCTCCTCGCCCCATTTGGCACGCGCGTCGTCCTTGTTGAGGCCGGAAAGGTCGCCGTAGTCGCGCTCGTTCAACGCCTGGTCGCGAATGGTTTCGAGCGAGGACTGGCCGACGGCGTCGAGAACGAACTGGCAGGTGCGCTGGGCGCGGATAAGGGATGAGGTGAAGGCGATGTCGAACTTGATGCCGTACTCGGCGAGCGCCTTGCCGCCAGCTTTCGCTTCCTCGACGCCGAGCTCGGTCAGGTCCGGATCGCGCCAGCCGGTGAACAGGTTCTTCAGGTTCCAATCGCTCTGACCATGCCGAACGAGGACGAGGGTGCCGCTCATTTCATTTCCTCTTGAAAGATTTGAGTGTCAGTTGAGCCCGAGAACATCGAGCATGGAATAGAAGCCAGGCTTCTGGTTGCGACCCCAAAGGGCCGCCGTGACCGCGCCGCGCGCAAAGATCGAGCGATCCGTGGCGCTGTGGGAAAGTGTGACCTGCTCGCCCTCGCCCGCGAGAATGACGGAATGTTCACCGACGACGGAGCCGCCGCGCAAAGTGGCAAAACCGATCGCCCCTTCCGGCCGTGCTCCGGTGTGGCCGTCCCTGACCCGCACCGAATGATCCGCAAGCGCGATGCCGCGAGCCTTGGCCGCCGCCTCCCCAAGCAGGAGCGCCGTGCCCGACGGGGCATCCACCTTGTGCTTGTGGTGCATCTCCAGAATTTCGATGTCCCAGTCCGCCGCCTTCAGCGCGCGCGCCGCCTGCTGCACCAGCACGCCGAGAAGATTGACGCCCAGGCTCATATTGCCCGACTTGATGACGCGCGCGTGCCGCGCCGCTGCCCGGATCTTCGCCTCGTCGTCCGCTGAGCAGCCGGTCGTGCCGATGACGTGGACGATGCGTGCCTGCGCTGCCAGCCCGGCAAATTCGACCGTGGTGGCCGGCGTCGTGAAATCGAGAACGCCATCCGCCTCGACAAAAGCCTCGAGTGGCTTGTCGGTGATGGCGACATCGATCGGCCCAAGCCCGGCGAGTTCGCCGGCGTCACGGCCAATCAACGGCGAGCCCGGCCGTCCTACCGCGGCGTGGAGACGCACGCCAGCCATGCCATGAACGATCCGGATCAGCGTCTGCCCCATACGGCCGGCCGCACCGACCACCACGAGCTTCATATCCGTTTCGCTCATTATCGAATTCCCTTGGCTTCTATAGAATGGCGTCTTCCGCCGTCATGTCCGAGGCGCTGCCCTGAAGATTGTGCAGCCGAGCGTAGAGACCGTCCGGACGCTGCGCAAGCTCCTCATGCGTGCCCTCCTCGACGACGCCGCCGTCCTTCATGACGATGATTTTGTCGGCGTTGACGACGGTCGAAAGCCGGTGAGCAATGACGATGACCGTGCGGCCGCTCATCGCCCGATCGAGTGCTTTCTGCACCGCAGCCTCGGACTCGGTGTCGAGGGCGGAGGTCGCTTCGTCGAGAAGGAGGATCGGCGCATTGCGCACAAGTGCGCGGGCAATCGAAAGCCGCTGGCGCTGGCCGCCCGACAGCGTGACGCCGTTCTCGCCGACCGGCGTATCGTAGCCCTGCGGCTGCGCCAGGATGAAATCATGGGCGTAGGCGAGCCGCGCCGCTTCCTCGATTTCCGCGTCCGTGGCTTCCGGCCGACCATAGCGAATATTGTCGCGGATCGAGCCCTCGAAGAGGTACGGTTGCTGCGAGACATAGGCAAGTCCATTGCGCAGCGACTGCTTGGTGATCCCGGCGATATCCTGTCCGTCGATAAGAATCTGCCCCGACTTGGGGTCGTAGAAGCGCGGGATAAGGCTGATGATGGTCGACTTTCCGGCACCCGAAGGACCGACCAGCGCTGTCGTCTTGCCGCCCTCGGCGCGGAAGCTGACCCCCTTCAGGATCTCGTCGCCGGTGCCGTAGGCGAAGCGCACGTCACGCAGTTCGATCGTCGCTTCGCCGAATTTGATTTCGGTTGCATTGGGACGGTCGCGCTGATGCGGCACGGTGTCGAGAATCTCATAGATCATGCGCGCGT from Sinorhizobium garamanticum harbors:
- a CDS encoding GNAT family N-acetyltransferase, with the protein product MKVIRIDGHFDRFEELLALILASFAYMDGRIDPPSSARALTPETLRRKVEDEIAFVALAERDLVGCVFCKPEPDCLYIGKLAVAPWSQRKGAGRLLLAAAEEAARELKLPALRLQTRIELSENHGTFAAWGFVETGRSAHPGFTRPTSIEMRKSL
- a CDS encoding 2-hydroxyacid dehydrogenase, with product MTSKKKPTVYITRKLPDVVETRMRELFDAELNVDDTPRTQPELVAAVKRVDVLVPTVTDRIDAALIEQAGPQLRLIAAFSNGVDNIDVDAAARRGITVTNTPNVLTEDTADMTMALILAVPRRLAEGAQILTDRKGEWAGWSPTWMLGRRIAGKRIGIVGMGRIGTAVARRAKAFGLSIHYHNRHRVKPETEEMLEATYWDSLDQMLARVDIVSVNCPSTPATFHLLSARRLALMRPDSYIVNTARGGIIDETALIKCIREGKIAGAGLDVFENEPAVSPKLVKLAGEGKVVLLPHMSSATLEGRIDMGEKVVINIRTFFDGHRPPDRVLPGRD
- a CDS encoding SH3 domain-containing protein translates to MSFVMRDVVSSFSTVLVAACIGMAMMTSGAFAQAAKGASGLPLPRFVSLKAKSVNLRIGPSLDYAVAFRYLKSGVPVEIIQEYDNWRRIRDADGTEGWVNQALLSGDRTALAAPWMRGKGEGIFVNLRRDPQSTAPIVARIEPGVMLQIGECNGDWCHAETQGVEGWIAQGEIWGAYPGEAFK
- a CDS encoding AAA family ATPase, with translation MLIILGGLPGTGKTTIARALAKLLRAVHVRVDTIEQSIRASGAASSDVGPAGYMAAYGVAEDNLNLGHTVIADSVNGLRVTRDAWLSVAERSATPAVEVEVICSDKAEHRRRVETRVTDVEGLSKPTWKETIDRVYEDWGPRPLVIDTATKGVDEVVADLISKLESGRKSTKP
- a CDS encoding adenosine kinase, producing MTKYDVLTIGNAIVDIIARCDDSFLVENGIIKGAMNLINADRAELLYSRMGPAVEASGGSAGNTAAGVASLGGRAAYFGKIASDQLGDIFTHDIRAQGVYFQTKPLQSLPPTARSMIFVTEDGERSMNTYLGACVELGPEDVEEDVVAQSKVTYFEGYLWDPPRAKDAIRAAARIAHANGREMAMTLSDSFCVHRYRDEFLDLMRSGTVDIVFANRQEALALYETEDFDLALKALAKDCKLAAVTLSEEGSVVIRGDERVRVRANAIEQVVDTTGAGDLYAAGFLHGYTSGRSLEVCSKLGNLSAGIVIGQIGPRPMISLATAAKEAGLV
- a CDS encoding VOC family protein, giving the protein MKSTSYYPVIMTNDVQATSDFYMRHFRFEALFASDWYMHLQSTEDEHVTLAIVDYRHETIPEASRAPVRGLLLNFEVDDPDQVYTDVQAAGLPILKPICDEDFGQRHFITADPNGVMIDIIKPIPPTAEFAAAYDVGALPA
- a CDS encoding TetR/AcrR family transcriptional regulator produces the protein MQQRSTRRSNRDRSDATRTAILDAARDLFVVRGYADTATPDVVAAAGLTRGALYHHFEDKKALFRAVVEREAREVAAAIEQSGDTRLSPRDALVSGAGAYFDAMATPGRVRLLLLDGPAVLGANEAAAIDAAHARRTLEEGLKAAIAPRRIDSTVLTATAILLSAAFDRAAVEIEGGAARAVYMNVITDLIDRLIAP
- the nth gene encoding endonuclease III; this encodes MKNVKLKSPKQSSKSNAAPVRLARQRSAYSAAEVEEIFRRFSVQRPEPRGELEHVNPFTLVVAVALSAQATDAGVNKATRALFAVADTPQKMLALGEEKLRDYIKTIGLYRNKAKNVIALSEKLIADFGGEVPRTREELVTLPGVGRKTANVVLSMAFGQPTIAVDTHIFRIANRILLAPGRTPDEVEAHLLSVIPEAYLYHAHHWLILHGRYVCKARRPECERCVIADLCKSPEKTCDIPAPLVELPPQVVPIAG
- a CDS encoding DUF2244 domain-containing protein, which gives rise to MTEGNAETSINDQPIFAAELTPYRSLGLKGFKVLLMIAGAMSLMHIFVFLVIGAWPIVFFFGLDFVLLFGAFWLNYRSARAREEVSVSRTDVSVKKFTPSGRMTEHRFNPFWARFSIKRHQEIGIVSMWIGGGGRQTDIGSFLNRDDRETFALAFARALATARGR
- a CDS encoding bifunctional helix-turn-helix domain-containing protein/methylated-DNA--[protein]-cysteine S-methyltransferase: MNVVTSIPTDITPEGTDYDTVSRVIEMLTEDYRDQPSLETVARRLGQSPTQLQKTFTRWAGLSPKAFLQAVTLDHAKRLLRQEDMPLLETSIEVGLSGPSRLHDLFVTHEAMSPGEWKARGAGLTIRYGFHPSPFGTALVMVTERGLAGLAFADSGEERSSFDDMARRWPQASYVEDSAATARYAARIFNPERWCAEEPLRIFLIGSDFQIRVWQALLNIPLGKATTYSKIADEIGQPTASRAVGAAVGRNPISFVVPCHRALGKSGDLTGYHWGLTRKRAILGWEAGKA
- a CDS encoding 2,3-bisphosphoglycerate-dependent phosphoglycerate mutase, whose amino-acid sequence is MSGTLVLVRHGQSDWNLKNLFTGWRDPDLTELGVEEAKAGGKALAEYGIKFDIAFTSSLIRAQRTCQFVLDAVGQSSLETIRDQALNERDYGDLSGLNKDDARAKWGEEQVHIWRRSYDVPPPGGESLRDTGARVWPYYLTDILPRVLSGQKVLIAAHGNSLRSLVMVLDKLTKEQILKLNLATGVPMVYKLNADSTVASKEVLGDMSAAH
- the dapB gene encoding 4-hydroxy-tetrahydrodipicolinate reductase, giving the protein MSETDMKLVVVGAAGRMGQTLIRIVHGMAGVRLHAAVGRPGSPLIGRDAGELAGLGPIDVAITDKPLEAFVEADGVLDFTTPATTVEFAGLAAQARIVHVIGTTGCSADDEAKIRAAARHARVIKSGNMSLGVNLLGVLVQQAARALKAADWDIEILEMHHKHKVDAPSGTALLLGEAAAKARGIALADHSVRVRDGHTGARPEGAIGFATLRGGSVVGEHSVILAGEGEQVTLSHSATDRSIFARGAVTAALWGRNQKPGFYSMLDVLGLN